The following coding sequences are from one Lolium rigidum isolate FL_2022 chromosome 6, APGP_CSIRO_Lrig_0.1, whole genome shotgun sequence window:
- the LOC124664381 gene encoding uncharacterized protein LOC124664381 → MNLGISHPDNPFEEEFGSSSGSGQGVWTELSEEVASNLANTVVSLASFTEGNTMFFACSGIIIKNDPETKITSFLTSLSLVRSTEDDSKIVHNLKIQVRLPDDRVELGWVNFWDLQHNLAVVNIPRFHTLRVACLDNQRQFECHSKVVAVGRCFNSGKLMATAGMLTDNPSGDCREELAISTCELTMTGVGGPLINFNGDFIGMNFYAEKETPFLPRNKIVELLKQLAKESCPGMSTIVLTNQRFSDWLMARKGPGSTVERFPIAHKSDSQGLKNQINFFLIILNTWCHQSLYYVAMTRIAEKEELRSNGYPFPLWEDIGRRLVNSFEEEFSEIILSELQKEVISNMSQSVVALASFIGGKRCFACTGVVVECNESTTRVLTSASLVRTSDIENKVADNLKIVVCLPDNRIIRGTLEHNSPNYNIAVIGITGLCCTRAARMSHQVQHKPHGEVVALGRVYNSGKLMATSGVVTSKPSELNCKDLVIYTCKITKAGIGGPLIDFDGNFIGMNFYGLEETPYIPMNIILALLGNFGAQRTGNMQVIFSINLSKERPSVFMAF, encoded by the exons ATGAACCTAGGAATTTCGCATCCGGACAACCCTTTTGAAGAGGAATTCGGCAGCTCGAGTGGTTCTGGCCAAGGTGTTTGGACGGAACTGAGTGAAGAAGTTGCGTCGAACTTAGCTAATACTGTggtatctctcgcttcattcacTGAAG gaaacacaatgttctttgCATGTTCCGGCATAATTATCAAAAACGATCCAGAGACTAAGATTACGAGCTTTCTAACCTCGTTAAGTTTGGTTAGATCTACTGAAGACGACAGCAAGATCGTTCATAATTTGAAG ATTCAAGTGCGCCTTCCAGATGACCGAGTTGAGCTTGGCTGGGTGAACTTCTGGGATTTACAACACAATCTCGCTGTTGTCAACATACCTCGCTTCCACACTCTTCGAGTGGCGTGTCTAGATAATCAGCGGCAATTTGAGTGCCATAGCAAAGTAGTTGCTGTAGGACGTTGCTTCAACTCAGGAAAATTAATGGCCACAGCTGGGATGTTAACTGACAATCCAAGCGGAGATTGTCGTGAGGAGCTTGCAATCTCCACATGTGAACTTACCATG ACTGGAGTTGGAGGGCCCCTCATTAATTTTAATGGGGACTTTATTGGGATGAACTTTTATGCTGAGAAAGAGACTCCATTCCTACCAAGGAATAAAATTGTTGAACTACTGAAGCAGTTAGCGAAAGAATCCTGTCCTGGTATGTCCACTATAGTCCTTACGAACCAAAGATTCTCCGATTGGCTTAT GGCTAGGAAAGGACCTGGTAGTACAGTGGAAAGATTTCCCATAGCTCATAAGTCTGATTCACAAG GACTGAAGAATCAAATAAACT TTTTCTTGATTATTTTGAACACATGGTGCCATCAATCACTTTACTATGTTGCAATGACACGTATTGCTGAAAAAGAAGAGTTGAGGTCCAATGGTTATCCTTTTCCACTTTGGGAGGATA TCGGCAGGCGTTTGGTTAATAGTTTTGAAGAGGAATTCAGTGAAATTATCTTAAGCGAGCTCCAAAAAGAAGTCATTTCAAATATGTCTCAAAGTGTTgtagcactggcttcattcattg GAGGAAAAAGGTGTTTTGCTTGCACGGGCGTAGTTGTAGAATGTAATGAGTCTACCACAAGAGTTCTGACCTCGGCAAGTTTGGTTAGAACTTCGGACATTGAAAACAAGGTTGCTGATAACTTGAAG ATTGTAGTGTGCCTTCCAGATAATCGAATTATTCGCGGAACTTTGGAACATAATAGTCCAAACTATAACATTGCCGTCATCGGCATCACGGGTTTATGTTGTACTCGAGCAGCACGAATGAGTCATCAGGTGCAACATAAACCTCATGGGGAGGTAGTAGCTTTAGGGCGCGTCTACAATTCAGGTAAATTGATGGCCACAAGTGGGGTAGTGACTAGCAAACCAAGTGAGCTTAATTGCAAAGATCTTGTGATCTATACTTGCAAAATCACCAAG GCTGGGATTGGAGGGCCTCTTATCGATTTTGATGGAAACTTTATTGGCATGAACTTCTATGGCTTAGAAGAAACTCCATACATACCAATGAATATAATTCTGGCACTCTTGGGGAATTTTGGTGCACAAAG GACAGGGAATATGCAAGTTATATTCTCCATAAACTTATCAAAAGAAAGACCTTCAGTGTTCATGGCATTTTAA